From the Chitinophagaceae bacterium genome, the window CATTATTTATAAACGCTTTAATGGCAGAGACTATCTGATTAGCGCAAACTCTGAAGGAAACATTGCTTTTTTAAATCGCAGAGGTGAGCTAAGAAGACCGGTCATTAGCCTTAACAGCTCTTTCATTTCTCCTTTTGTAGCCATAAAAAAAGACAATCAACTGTCAATGATAAGCTTAGATACGGCTTCAAACCTGATTACGGTTTCTTCTAAAGGACAAACTGACACTTTAAACTTAAGCTCTCAACTAAATGCTAAATCTTTTGCTGTAAACAATTATGAAAACCCGGTAATTGTAATTGCAGACAGCTTTTCTTTTGAAATTCATGATATTGCCGGAGGTGAAGTTATTTCAAGAGAGTTTCAAGAGAGAATTTTGCCCGAATCACTTCGCTTTTATAATAATTACATTCTTTTCAATTCAGCCGATAAGTCAATTATTTATGCTTTTGATTTGAGTGGTCAGTTGCTTAATGATTTTCCTCTTCCCGGATATGGAAATGCTGTAATAGCTAGATTTGCAGAAGGAAGTCCTTATTTTGCAGTTATCCCTGAAGAAAATGGATTTATTTCCACATACAGAATTCGGTAAAGTTGACTAAACTTCTTCTTCAAGTGTGGCTATTATTGTCTGACCACCTTTTACTTTATCGTTTAAGTCAACCTCTATATTTGCATTTAGAGGTAAGAATACATCTACTCTGGAACCAAACTTAATGAATCCAAACTCATCTCCCTGGGTAACTTTATCTTCAACCTTCAGGTAATTAACAATTCTTCTGGCCAAAACACCGGCAATTTGTCTCAGCAATATTTCATTATTGTCATTTTTAATAACCACCGTATTTCTTTCATTTTCTTCTGAAGACTTGGGGTGCCAGGCTACCAAAAACTTTCCGGAATGATACTTTATATAAGGGATCTCTCCGCTAATAGGAACTCTGTTTACATGCACATTAGCCGGCGACATAAAAATAGACACCTGGATGCGCTTATCTTTAAAATACTCGTTTTCCATGACCTCTTCAATAACAACCACAGTTCCATCTGCAGGAGCAATAACTGTTTGTTCATCTACGGTAGTAATTCTGTGGGGGTGACGAAAAAAGTACATCACAAAGCCAAGCGTAAAAACAGACAATGCAATAATGCTCGTCTGCAATTTCTGCTGAATTGGTACAAAAAACTCGATGATGATATTTATCACTAAAAACAATAGTAATAAAAATATTACCAGTTTTTTCCCTTCCTTATGTATTCTTATTAATTTCAAGTGTTCTAAAGTTGATTAAAAAAAAGCTAAACACCATTGCAAAAAAATGCTTTGGCCTGCAAAAATACTATTTCAATTCCATACAAATAACAACAAATAAAAAACAACAAATGGAATTGTAAATAAAAGAGCATCAAAACGATCTAAAAAACCTCCGTGACCCGGCATAAAATTACCGGAATCCTTTATGTTAAAATTTCGTTTCATCAGCGATTCAACTAAATCACCATAAGTGCCAAATATAAATACAATACCTGCTATTCCGAGCCAGTCATTCCAATTTAATATTCCAACTAAAAAGTAAGCTGAAACCGCTACGACTATGCACCCGAACAGTCCCCCCAAACTTCCCTCCCAGGTCTTCTTTGGAGAAATTCTTTTAAATAGCGGGGTTTTACCAAAGCGGCTGCCAACCAAATATGCCATCATGTCATTTACCCAAATCATAACAACCACTCCCATTAATAAACTGCCATCATAAATATTATTTTCATTGCTAATTAAAAATTGACTTAAAATAATAGGTAAAGCAATGTAAATAATACCTAACACATTAAAAGCAACATTTCTCAAAGGAGCTTCAGCATTTGAATATAACTCCAGAATAAAAATAAAAAACAATAGGGCTAATGGGACAGCCATCATTTGTAAGGGCCAGGCTCCGCTATTTACAAGTGTGCTGAAAATAAAACCTACAGAGGCAGTTGTAAATAAAATTGGTTTGTAAAACCTACTTACATTGTTCGGTTTGCGGACATTCTTTAAAATATTGATATATTCATTTATCAAGAGGTTCATAAGTATGAAAAACAAAAAAACATAGGAATAGTAACTCCACAGAATTCCCCCTGCCATTAAAATCACAAACACAACTGCTGAAATCGCTCTTGTCTTAAATCCTTGCATTTGCTAGATCTTTTATACTTTGTGTTAAATTTGTTTTACTATTCAATCTCATTTGTTTTAATCAAGTTTAAGGCTTTTAAAACATGTCCTTCATTTACATAGATTTCAACTTCTCCAAAACCATAAGCTGAATCCTTTTTGTTTATCAAAACTACCTTAATATTGTTTTCCTCAAGCATTCCTTTTATTATTTCTGCTTTGAACTGATTACTGATAGACATTATTTTTATCCAATCTTTATGCATCTGTTTTAGTCAATTTTTATCTTTAGACAAAGTTGAAAATTGTTTAATTATCCGTTTGGTTTAAAATAACCTTTTCTTGTTGTTTTCGTTTAAAAAAATATAAACATAAGAAAACTAACGCTAATGAAACAGCGCTAATGTAAATCGGGAAAATATCTGTCTCTTCCATGTCTGCATCAATTATGCCCGCTTCATGCAAATTAAAAAAAGCAAGCTGAGCTCCGTTATGTACAAAGTGTCCGAATATAGGAAACCATAAAGAGTTAGTGTAATAGAAAACATATCCAAAAAGCATCCCTAAGGCCAGTCTTGGAAAAAACCCGAGAAACTGCATATGCATAAAGCTAAAAATAAATGCCGTGATAAAAATTGCTATAAATGCATGTCCAATCCATTTAGTAAATAAAGGCTGCATAGCCCCACGAAATAAAACTTCTTCAGCCACAGCAGGTACAATTGCAACCATTAATAAGACTACGAAAAAATCAGCTATGCTGTTAATTGTTATAAGCGACTTCAGCATAGCTTCAGTGCCACTTTCCATTTGACGAAGCGTTTCTTCAAGACCGGACAATGAATCAGGCAAACTGATATTTTGATTGAAGTCCAGTAACCAATAAACAAATGGCCAGGAAACGATAACAGTTATAAATGTCAGAAAATACAGACTAATGTCCGTCTTGCCGGAAAGGCTCAGCCCTTTAGTAATACTTTTCCCGTCAAGCATTACAAATATAATGGCCGGCAAAATAAAAATTCCCAGACTTAAAATAATCTGCATCCACCTAAAAACATGAATAACACTTCGGTCCTCAATGTTTTCCCAATCAATATAGCGTAGAGCATCTGTTCCCAGAAATAACGCAATAAGTAAAGACCCGACAACTGAAAAAATAACAAATGCAGAAAGCCATAACGTCAGTAGTATAATTATTTTAAACCAATATGACTTACCCGATAAAAAATCCGAATTGGAACTCATGAACATTAATTTGCGTAAATTTACACACAATTTCAGAATCTCATGGTAAAGATTGGAAACTTAGCGTTTAAAAATTTCCCCTTATTACTTGCTCCGATGGAAGATGTAAGCGACCCTCCCTTTCGTGAACTATGCAAGCAACAAGGTGCAGACTTAATGTATACGGAATTCATTTCCAGTGAAGGTCTTATCCGTTATGCCGATAAGAGCATGCAAAAACTAGACATTTTTGACTATGAAAGACCTATTGGTATTCAGATTTTTGGAGCTGAACTGGACTCCATGCTCAGAGCTGTTGAAATCGTAGAAGAAGCCAATCCCGATATAATTGACATAAACTTTGGTTGTCCTGTAAAAAAAGTTGTCTGCAAAGCTGCCGGAGCAGGGATATTAAGAGATATACCCAAAATGGTTAAACTTACTGAGGAAATTGTTAAAAGAACAAATAAGCCTGTAACAGTCAAAACCCGGCTCGGCTGGGATGAAAACACTATGTTTATAGTAGAAGTAGCAGAAAGGTTGCAGGATGTGGGAATAAAAGCCATTTCTATACACGGTCGAACGAGGAAACAAATGTATAAGGGAGAAGCCGACTGGCGATTAATCGGGGAAGTGAAGAATAATCCCAGGATGACAATACCGGTTTTTGGAAATGGTGATGTAGACTCTCCCCAAAAAGCACTCGAAATGAAGAACCGTTTTGGGGTTGACGGTATTATGATAGGCCGGGCATCAATTGGTTATCCATGGATTTTCAGAGAAATAAAAGCTTTCTTACAAGACGGGACAATTCTGCCTCCTCCGGAAATTAGTGAAAGAGTTTCGGCATGTCGTCAGCATTTAATGCGTTCTATTGAATGGAAAGGCGAAAAACTTGGTATCTTTGAAATGCGTAGACATTATACAAACTATTTTAAAGGCTTTGAAGGCATTAAACCTTTTCGCCAAAAACTGGTAACATTTGAAAATAGTCAGGACATTATGGATACCTTGAATGAAATATTAGAAACTTACGGACAAATTGAAAACGTCTGCAAAAACGAAAAACAGGAACTATGATATTGTTAGTCGTGCTGTTTATATTTTTAGCTGTTGGTACAGCCTTATATTCTTATCTTAAAAACAAAAAGAAAAGGGTAGAAGAGACCTTTTTAAAGGTATTGCCTGTATTGCATAAAAAAAATCATCTTTTCACCTCTTTGGAAACCGCAATTGAGCCATACATGAATGATGAAAGCAAAATTTTACATTCGGTAATTGAAATGGAAAACGAAATCGAAAGAAAAACCACTCTGAATGATTTAATTTCTGAAGAAGCAAGGGAATATTTGAAAAAAGATACCGACAAAAATAACAAAGCCTCATTATCCCTTAATGAAATGATTTTACTGGAAAATGACCTGATTGAATATATCGGCAGAATTTTTGAAATGGCTGAAGGGGATGTAAATATTCATAGCAATACAAATTTTAGCAGTCTGGAAGAAGAATGGATTCTCTTTTCTGCAGAATTGGAGGAAGTAAAAATAGCATTTAATAAAGTAGCCACGGATTACAATGAATCTGTAAAGGCTTTTCCTACGTCACTAATAGCAAAGACATTTCGTTTTAAGCCGGTAATTACCTTAACGGGTTCAAGTTGGTATGACAGATATTTGGAACAAAAAAAATAATTTTAGCATTATCATGAAATAAATTAGACACTATTTTCGATTTAAGGAAAGTGTCTGCCAAATTTACAGCTTATCTTAGTTGGCATATAAATTGATAAATCATTTAAAAAAACAAGTAAATAAACAAGTATGGAATTTTTAATTTTAATTCTTTTAATTATGGGAGCCAGCTGGTATGTCGGCAATAAGCTCCAGAGAAAATTTGACCAGTATTCTAAAGTTCCTCTTCAATCCGGTCTGAGTGGAAAGGAAATAGCTAAAAAAATGCTGAACGAAAGCGGTATATATGATGTAGAAATTATCTCAGTACAAGGCCGTCTGACGGATCATTATAACCCTTTAAACAAAACGGTTAACCTAAGTCCTGATGTATACAACGGGCGCTCGGTTGCTGCAGCTGCAGTTGCAGCACATGAATGTGGTCACGCCATACAGCATGCTACTGCTTACAGTTTTTTAAAAATGCGCTCGGCCCTCGTTCCGGTAGTAAGCTTTGCCTCTAAATATATTCCATGGTTACTCATCGGAGGAATCTTATTATTGCAAACATTCCCTTATTTACTACTCTTTGGAATCTTTTTATTTGCAACTACAACACTTTTTAGTTTTGTAACACTTCCTGTAGAGATAGATGCCAGCAAAAGAGCTTTAAATTGGCTGAACAGTACAAAAATTACTCACGGCGAAGAACATGTGATGGCTAAAGATGCCCTAAAATGGGCAGCTAAAACTTATGTAGTAGCAGCATTAGCTTCTTTAGCAACCTTACTTTATTATGTAATGATTTACATGTCCAGAAGGTAGAAAAAATCAAATAATTATAACTAAAAAAAACGCGCTCTTTACAAAGGGTGCGTTTTTTTATGTCAATATTTAAACTGATTATCAGTCCATTGTGAGCAAATGAAAAATATTTTTAGAAAGTCTGTTGTTTATGCAAAAATTAAATCTTAACTTTGCCAACCATTTTACAAAGTAAAAGTATTAATCGTGAATAAACTTACATACAAAACTGTATCTGCAAAACCTCAGGAGGTTAAGAGAAACTGGCATATTATTGATGCTGAAAATCAAATTGTAGGCAGAATTAGTAGCAGAATTGCAACAGTTTTAAGAGGAAAGCATAAAGCTTCTTACACTCCACATGTTGACTGTGGTGACTTTGTTATTGTAATCAATGCTGCAAAAGTTCGCTTTACCGGCAACAAAATGCAGCAGAAAACATATATCCGCCATACCGGTTACCCGGGTGGACAGCGTTTTGCAACAGCTAAGCTTTTGTTGGAAAAAAAGCCAAATGCCGTTCTTGAAAACGCTATCAAAGGGATGCTGCCTAAAAATCGTTTAGGAAGAGCTATGTTTAAAAAACTATTTTTATATGAAGGAGATCAGCATCCTCATACAGCTCAAAAACCACAAACTTTAAAATTCTAATTGAATGGATGTTATAAATACATTAGGAAGAAGAAAAACTTCCGTAGCAAGAGTTTACCTGAAAAAAGGTAGCGGTAAGATTTTAGTAAACGGCAAAGATTACAAAGTTTATATACCTGTACCTCACCTTCAGGATAAACTGATGAAACCATTAGTCCTAACTGAATTAACCAATGAGTTTGACATCAAAATAAATGCTCATGGCGGTGGAATTAAAGGTCAGGCTGAAGCCATAACACTTGGTATTGCAAGAGCTCTTGTAAAATTAAATGAAGACCTTAAGCCGATTTTGAAAAAAGAAAAACTTCTTACACGTGATCCCAGAATGGTTGAGCGTAAGAAGCCGGGTCTTAGAAAAGCACGTAAGAGAGATCAATTTAGTAAACGTTAAGCAAAACATTCCAATGAGAGAACTCACACAAAAGGAATTACTTGAAGCAGGTGTACACTTTGGTCACCTGAAAAGAAAATGGAACCCTAAAATGTTACCCTACATTTTTATGGAGAAAAAAGGTATCCATATTATTGACTTGAATAAAACCAACGATAAGTTGCAGGAAGCTGCCAATGCAATCAAAAACATTGCGCAATCAGGCAGAAAAATACTTTTCGTTGCTACTAAAAAGCAAGCTCAGGAAATTGTAGAAGAATGTGCAAAAAAAGTAAATATGCCATTTGTCACTGAACGTTGGTTAGGTGGTATGCTTACGAACTATTCTACAATCAGAAAGTCAATCAAAAAAATGCAGGCAATTGACAAATTGCTGAATGACCCGACTGCTGAGAATATTACAAAAAAGGAAAGATTAGTTCTTTCAAGAGAAAAAGATAAATTAGAAAGAGTTCTGGGAGGAATTGCAAATCTTGTGAGAATCCCAACAGCTATATTTGTAGTAGATATCAGCACTGAGCATATTGCAATTTCAGAGTCTAAAAAACTTAACCTGACCACTTTTGCTATGGTTGATACCAACTCTGACCCTTCTTTGGTTGATTACCCTATTCCAGCAAATGATGATTCTACCAAATCTATCAAGCTTATCACACACTACATTACAGATGCTATACTAGAAGGTCTTAAAGAGCGTGAAGCGGATAAAAATGCAGCGGCTGCTGAAGAAGAAGCTGCTGAGGAAGAAGAAAGACAAGCTGCGGCAGCTGTGGATGAGGATGATACCGAAGAAAGCGGAGATGGCGAAACACCTGCTAAAGCCGGTTTAAGAAAAAGACGTCGTACCGGTAAAGAAGGTACATCAGAAAAAAAATAATTTTTTAAATAAAAGCTAAAATTAAGAAATGCAAATTTCAGCAACAGAAGTAAACGAGCTAAGAAAACAAACCGGTGCAGGACTGATGGATTGCAAAAAAGCGCTTACAGAGTCCGGTGGTGATTTTGATAAAGCAATTGACTTTTTAAGAAAAAAAGGGCAAAAAGTTTCTGCCCTTAGAGCAGGCAAAGATGCCAATGAAGGAGTATCTATTGCTTTAACAAATGCCGACAAAACCAAAGGCGTTGTTATTAAATTAAAGTGTGAAACTGATTTTGTAGCTAAAAATGAGGACTTTGTTAAGTCTGCCCAGGCTTTTGCTAAAGTTGCTTTAGATGCTAATGCAAAGAGCCTTGATGATTTATTGAAAATCAGTATGGATGGCACTACCGTTAAAGAAAAAGTTGACGAATTGGTAGGAACAATAAACGAAAGAATTGAACTTTCAGATTATCATATCATGGAATCAGAAGGATTGGTAGAATATATACATGCCAATAACAAAATAGCTGTTTTAGTAGCTTTAAATGTTAAAGTAAACGATGCAATTTCAGAAGCAGGTAAAGATGTGGCTATGCAAATTGCAGCTATGAATCCTGTAGCAGTCGATAAAAACGGTGTAGATGCTTCTATCGTTGAAAGAGAACTTGAAGTTGGACGTGAGCAAGCCAAAGCTGAAGGAAAACCGGATAATATCATTGATAAAATTGCTACCGGCAAACTTGAAAAGTTTTACAAGGAAAACACCTTGCTCAATCAGCCTTTTGTAAAAGACGGAAATTTAACTGTTGGTAAATTCTTACAAACGGTAGATAAAAATCTTACGGTAAAAGAATTTAAAAGAATTTCATAATTTAAAAAAAAGAGAGAATATTTATTCTCTCTTTTTTTTTATCTTTTTTATAGCAAAAACAGTTTTAAATACATTTAATTTAATCGTCCCTATTATACACAAACCTTTGTAAATGAAATATAAAAAAGTATTACTTAAGCTAAGCGGTGAAGCATTAATGGGCTCAAAAGGCTTTGGAATAGACCCTTTAGTGATAACGCAATATGCACAAGAAATCAAGTCTGTAATTAATGAAAAAGTTGAAATAGCTGTCGTAATTGGCGGAGGAAATATTTTCAGGGGATTGCAGGCTGAAGAAAACGGAATTGACCGTGTACAGGGAGATTATATGGGAATGCTTGCTACCATTATCAATGGGATGGCATTACAAAGCGGACTGGAAAAAGAAGGTTTGTATACCCGCTTAATGTCGGCCATTAAAATGGAAGAAATCTGTGAGCCGTATATTAGGAGAAGGGCTGTCAGACATCTTGAAAAAAACAGAGTAGTTATTTTTGGTGCAGGTACCGGAAACCCTTACTTCACAACAGACACCGCCGCCGTTTTGAGAGCTATTGAAATCAATGCTGATATTATACTGAAAGGTACGCGTGTAAATGGAATCTATGATAAAGATCCGGAAAAATTTGATGATGCTGTTAAATACAATAACATCACCTTCAATGAGGTTTATTCTAAAAAATTAAACATCATGGATATGACTGCGTTTACTTTGTGCAGAGAAAATCATTTACCTATTATGGTTTTTAACATGAATGAAAAAGGAAACTTAAAAAGAATTTTATCAGGTGAGGCTATAGGTACACTTGTTGAAGATTAAAATTTGTGTAAATTTGTCTTATAAAAATCAAAACAATGGAAGAGTTAGAGCTTAAAATAGAAGAGGCAAAAGAATCAATGCAAACAGCTATTGATCACCTGGAAAACGAACTTTTAAAAATAAGAGCCGGAAAAGCTTCTGCAGGAATGCTGGAAGGTATTTTTGTAGATTACTACGGAGTAAACACTCCTTTAAATCAAGTAGCGAACATCAGCACTCCGGATGCAAAGACCATAATTATTCAACCCTGGGAAAAAAACATGTTAGCTCCTATAGAAAAATCTATTCAAAAGGAAAACCTTGGACTAAACCCTATGAATGATGGAGATATCATCCGTATTTCAATTCCCCCTTTGACAGAAGAAAGACGTAAAGAGATAGTAAAGCGGGTGAAAATATTAGGTGAAAATGCGAAAGTTAGCATAAGAAACAGCCGCAGAGACATAAATGATGAAGTTAAAAAAGCAGTAAAAGACGGTTTAGCTGAAGATATAGCTAAATCAACCGAAACAGAAGTGCAAACTTTAACTGATGAGTTTACTAAAAAAGTAGACAATCACATTACTTCAAAAGAAAACGAACTTCTAACCATTTAGATTTAGTTTCTTCAAACTTCATCAAGCTCTTCCAATACGGTTCTGAAAGCGACAAACTTATCTTTATACTTTGAAGCATGTTCTTCCTGTAGTTTTGCAGCAAACTTACTTTGATAGATATGCAGGTCTTTCATTTCTTTAAAGAAATATTGTACCGCATAAGAAACACCCTCATTATCAGGTGAAGGCATAATTAACTTACAAAGTTTAAATCCCTGAAAACATTCAGTATTCATCACATCAGGAATGTGCTTTTTTTGCATCCAGGTCAACCATTCTTCTGTAATATCATGGTCGACTTTTATCGTAACGTTATATACAAACATAATAGGTATTGCTAATTAAAGTCGCCCCTTAAACTACGAAAACGTTTTCGGGCTTCTACTACATAAATGCTGCCATAGTGATTTATAATTAACTCTTCATACCACTCCAGGGCTTTTTCTCTGTTTTTAGCATAATTTTCAGCCACGTAACCGAGTTGAAAGAGCGCTTTATCAACTTTCACAAACTCAGGATAATTCATCACCACATATTCTAACTGCTGCATAGCATTGTCGTATTCTCTCTGTGATATTTTAATATCCGCAATCTTTAAGGCAATATCCGGAGCAAGCGAGTGATTCGGAAAAACTTCATTTATTAAGTTTAATTGGGCAATAGATTCCTCATTTCTATTCTGCAAATGAAGTAATTCTGCTTCTGCATACATGCGAATAGGTGTATCAGTCGTATCTAAGGCTAAATGATCTCTTATAAAGACATACAATTCAATAGCATCATTCGAAATAAAGTTTGAAGTAGCCGATTTGAGCACTTTCAGTTGTGTTTGAGCCCATTCAAAATCCCCCCGAAAATAAGACAATTTTGCATTTTTAAAGCGTGCTTCTTCAATCATTGGATTGTTGCGCATCGTCTTTTCAACCTGAGAATATAATAGCGAAGCATCCCATACATTTCCCCTCATTACATAATAATCTCCCAACTGCAATTTTATGCTGGCTTCAGTCTGCTGGTCAATTCCGGGAAGCTTCTTAACTTCCTCAAGCATGTTTACAGCCCTGTCTAAATCGTATAAATATTTGGCGTGTATTTCTGAACGCTCTAAAACTGTAGAAATCGTATTACGGTTAGTTCCAAAAGTCTGTAAATATTCAGCATAAGCTTCATCCAGCTTTTCCACATCCTCAGAAGTGTAATCTAAACTGCTAATCAATTTATCCTTCATAGCAGACAAAAGCCCCATGCGGGCACTCCGATAATGTCTGAAATCACGCCCTTTATCAATTACGTATTGAAATGCTTCAATAGCTGTTTCATAGTGTTCTTCGGCAGATGCTGCCTGAGCTAAT encodes:
- a CDS encoding phosphatidylserine decarboxylase family protein, encoding MRIHKEGKKLVIFLLLLFLVINIIIEFFVPIQQKLQTSIIALSVFTLGFVMYFFRHPHRITTVDEQTVIAPADGTVVVIEEVMENEYFKDKRIQVSIFMSPANVHVNRVPISGEIPYIKYHSGKFLVAWHPKSSEENERNTVVIKNDNNEILLRQIAGVLARRIVNYLKVEDKVTQGDEFGFIKFGSRVDVFLPLNANIEVDLNDKVKGGQTIIATLEEEV
- a CDS encoding phosphatidate cytidylyltransferase; this encodes MQGFKTRAISAVVFVILMAGGILWSYYSYVFLFFILMNLLINEYINILKNVRKPNNVSRFYKPILFTTASVGFIFSTLVNSGAWPLQMMAVPLALLFFIFILELYSNAEAPLRNVAFNVLGIIYIALPIILSQFLISNENNIYDGSLLMGVVVMIWVNDMMAYLVGSRFGKTPLFKRISPKKTWEGSLGGLFGCIVVAVSAYFLVGILNWNDWLGIAGIVFIFGTYGDLVESLMKRNFNIKDSGNFMPGHGGFLDRFDALLFTIPFVVFYLLLFVWN
- a CDS encoding CPBP family intramembrane metalloprotease — translated: MFMSSNSDFLSGKSYWFKIIILLTLWLSAFVIFSVVGSLLIALFLGTDALRYIDWENIEDRSVIHVFRWMQIILSLGIFILPAIIFVMLDGKSITKGLSLSGKTDISLYFLTFITVIVSWPFVYWLLDFNQNISLPDSLSGLEETLRQMESGTEAMLKSLITINSIADFFVVLLMVAIVPAVAEEVLFRGAMQPLFTKWIGHAFIAIFITAFIFSFMHMQFLGFFPRLALGMLFGYVFYYTNSLWFPIFGHFVHNGAQLAFFNLHEAGIIDADMEETDIFPIYISAVSLALVFLCLYFFKRKQQEKVILNQTDN
- the dusB gene encoding tRNA dihydrouridine synthase DusB — encoded protein: MVKIGNLAFKNFPLLLAPMEDVSDPPFRELCKQQGADLMYTEFISSEGLIRYADKSMQKLDIFDYERPIGIQIFGAELDSMLRAVEIVEEANPDIIDINFGCPVKKVVCKAAGAGILRDIPKMVKLTEEIVKRTNKPVTVKTRLGWDENTMFIVEVAERLQDVGIKAISIHGRTRKQMYKGEADWRLIGEVKNNPRMTIPVFGNGDVDSPQKALEMKNRFGVDGIMIGRASIGYPWIFREIKAFLQDGTILPPPEISERVSACRQHLMRSIEWKGEKLGIFEMRRHYTNYFKGFEGIKPFRQKLVTFENSQDIMDTLNEILETYGQIENVCKNEKQEL
- a CDS encoding zinc metallopeptidase produces the protein MEFLILILLIMGASWYVGNKLQRKFDQYSKVPLQSGLSGKEIAKKMLNESGIYDVEIISVQGRLTDHYNPLNKTVNLSPDVYNGRSVAAAAVAAHECGHAIQHATAYSFLKMRSALVPVVSFASKYIPWLLIGGILLLQTFPYLLLFGIFLFATTTLFSFVTLPVEIDASKRALNWLNSTKITHGEEHVMAKDALKWAAKTYVVAALASLATLLYYVMIYMSRR
- a CDS encoding 50S ribosomal protein L13 — its product is MNKLTYKTVSAKPQEVKRNWHIIDAENQIVGRISSRIATVLRGKHKASYTPHVDCGDFVIVINAAKVRFTGNKMQQKTYIRHTGYPGGQRFATAKLLLEKKPNAVLENAIKGMLPKNRLGRAMFKKLFLYEGDQHPHTAQKPQTLKF
- a CDS encoding 30S ribosomal protein S9, with product MDVINTLGRRKTSVARVYLKKGSGKILVNGKDYKVYIPVPHLQDKLMKPLVLTELTNEFDIKINAHGGGIKGQAEAITLGIARALVKLNEDLKPILKKEKLLTRDPRMVERKKPGLRKARKRDQFSKR
- the rpsB gene encoding 30S ribosomal protein S2; protein product: MRELTQKELLEAGVHFGHLKRKWNPKMLPYIFMEKKGIHIIDLNKTNDKLQEAANAIKNIAQSGRKILFVATKKQAQEIVEECAKKVNMPFVTERWLGGMLTNYSTIRKSIKKMQAIDKLLNDPTAENITKKERLVLSREKDKLERVLGGIANLVRIPTAIFVVDISTEHIAISESKKLNLTTFAMVDTNSDPSLVDYPIPANDDSTKSIKLITHYITDAILEGLKEREADKNAAAAEEEAAEEEERQAAAAVDEDDTEESGDGETPAKAGLRKRRRTGKEGTSEKK
- a CDS encoding elongation factor Ts — its product is MQISATEVNELRKQTGAGLMDCKKALTESGGDFDKAIDFLRKKGQKVSALRAGKDANEGVSIALTNADKTKGVVIKLKCETDFVAKNEDFVKSAQAFAKVALDANAKSLDDLLKISMDGTTVKEKVDELVGTINERIELSDYHIMESEGLVEYIHANNKIAVLVALNVKVNDAISEAGKDVAMQIAAMNPVAVDKNGVDASIVERELEVGREQAKAEGKPDNIIDKIATGKLEKFYKENTLLNQPFVKDGNLTVGKFLQTVDKNLTVKEFKRIS
- a CDS encoding UMP kinase yields the protein MKYKKVLLKLSGEALMGSKGFGIDPLVITQYAQEIKSVINEKVEIAVVIGGGNIFRGLQAEENGIDRVQGDYMGMLATIINGMALQSGLEKEGLYTRLMSAIKMEEICEPYIRRRAVRHLEKNRVVIFGAGTGNPYFTTDTAAVLRAIEINADIILKGTRVNGIYDKDPEKFDDAVKYNNITFNEVYSKKLNIMDMTAFTLCRENHLPIMVFNMNEKGNLKRILSGEAIGTLVED
- a CDS encoding ribosome recycling factor, producing MEELELKIEEAKESMQTAIDHLENELLKIRAGKASAGMLEGIFVDYYGVNTPLNQVANISTPDAKTIIIQPWEKNMLAPIEKSIQKENLGLNPMNDGDIIRISIPPLTEERRKEIVKRVKILGENAKVSIRNSRRDINDEVKKAVKDGLAEDIAKSTETEVQTLTDEFTKKVDNHITSKENELLTI
- a CDS encoding DUF4286 family protein, whose protein sequence is MFVYNVTIKVDHDITEEWLTWMQKKHIPDVMNTECFQGFKLCKLIMPSPDNEGVSYAVQYFFKEMKDLHIYQSKFAAKLQEEHASKYKDKFVAFRTVLEELDEV